A genomic segment from Acidobacteriota bacterium encodes:
- a CDS encoding IPTL-CTERM sorting domain-containing protein, with protein MGNSPIPTLGDWGLISLVVLLGAAAVLALRSGRAV; from the coding sequence TCCCATCCCAACCCTTGGGGATTGGGGCCTCATCTCTCTGGTGGTGCTTCTGGGTGCGGCGGCGGTGCTGGCCCTCCGCTCCGGGCGGGCCGTCTGA